A genomic region of Arachis hypogaea cultivar Tifrunner chromosome 5, arahy.Tifrunner.gnm2.J5K5, whole genome shotgun sequence contains the following coding sequences:
- the LOC140184853 gene encoding uncharacterized protein, whose protein sequence is MAGFSFGYVIPMRSSGALYHGVPPSGLFEKLEHRYISKCPLKTRLFTPAIARGLQQLEKLDIFSCDELKHILEDEEISGQDHRVIFSKLKKLHIMGCQMLEYVIPVTFSQGLVQLESLDIDYCGELKYVIGECSSDGDTSHQNGINIEFPALQVLRLTDNWNMIGIFPQCYRAAWPSLHKFYLEYCPKLKIMSINTFKANECKVSKVIRPS, encoded by the coding sequence ATGGCTGGATTCAGCTTTGGTTATGTGATTCCGATGAGATCAAGTGGAGCTTTATACCATGGTGTGCCTCCTAGTGGCCTTTTTGAGAAGCTAGAGCATCGATATATAAGCAAATGTCCACTGAAAACGCGTCTCTTCACACCTGCGATTGCTCGAGGCCTGCAACAGTTGGAAAAGCTAGATATATTTTCATGTGATGAACTGAAGCATATACTTGAAGATGAGGAGATAAGTGGACAGGATCATAGGGTGATCTTCTCAAAATTGAAAAAACTTCATATTATGGGGTGCCAAATGCTAGAATATGTAATCCCAGTTACTTTTTCTCAAGGCCTTGTGCAATTGGAGTCTTTGGATATAGATTATTGTGGTGAGTTGAAATATGTGATTGGAGAATGCAGCTCAGATGGTGATACAAGTCATCAAAATGGAATCAACATTGAGTTTCCTGCGCTTCAGGTGCTTCGACTTACTGATAATTGGAACATGATTGGCATTTTTCCCCAGTGTTACAGAGCAGCATGGCCATCTCTGCATAAGTTTTATTTGGAATATTGTCCAAAGCTTAAGATAATGTCCATTAATACTTTCAAGGCTAATGAATGCAAGGTGAGCAAAGTGATAAGGCCTAGTTAA